Sequence from the Terriglobia bacterium genome:
GAGGACGGTCACCCAGCAACTCCTCTTGTGTAAATCCACGCCAAGATATAACTTCTCCATCGGGGGCTCTCCTTTCGATCGTAAGATTTAGTCGACAACCAAATCCTACTCGATTCGAGCCGCCCCCTTCATGACATCAGATATTGATTTTTAATGTCTGCGATCAGCGAAGCTGAGTGGGGTTAGAATGGCCAGATGTCACACCCACCGAGATATTACGGCGAGAAGCATCTTCATTTTCTGACCACCAGCAGCTATAGCCGCACGCCGGTTTTCAATTCCGAGCTCTTCAAGCGTGAATTCATCTCGCGAGATCGCAGATACTACAAGGCGAGCATCTGCGCCAGCGGCGGGTACATGCACAACAATCCAATGGTGCGGAAACTGGTGGGCCAGCCCGGAGACTGGCCGTGGTCAAGCTGGCGGTATTATTTCTTGGAGGACAGCTCGATGATCCCAATGGACAGGTTGCCATGAGCGCAGTCACAAACGTCCCGCTGCGCGGGATCGCAGATACTACAAAGCGAGTATCTGCGCCACCCGCCCACCTGGTTGTATTGGCAAACGGCAAAAAGCTGCGCATGAGTCGCTATCAAACGACCACTGCTCAACGGCTTGGTTTGGGAATGTCTCGCAGAACGCCAGAGACTCGCTGAACCGGCCGCAAGATGCCAACCCGGGTCAGTCTTCGGGGATCGGAACCGCCATGATCGTGGCGACAAAGCACCAGGATTTTTCCCTTGACCCCGCCCCTTTCATAGATGTACCAGCCACGGCAGTTGCCGGGGATAGCGTTTGACTCTCACGAAACCAGGGTGGAGAATTTGAATATGCGTTGTGGACTTATTGCGCTGTTGGTTTGTCTGATTGCGCTCGCCGGCCTGCCGATGCCGTCGGCGGGCCAGCACGCGGCGCCGGAGCCTGAGGAACTCGGACCCGCCTTCCGTTACGTTCCGCCTTCGGCCAGACAATCGGTTGAGATCGGCGATTTTTATTTTCGTCGCAAGAAATACAGCGGGGCGCTCAGCCGCTATGAAGAAGCCGCCCGGGACGATCCCGACTACGCTCTGGCATATCTTGGCATGGGGAAGACGTATGAAAAGATGGGCAGGAAGCGCGAAGCGCTGGCCTCCTACCAGAAATACCTAGACGCGCTGCCATCCAGGAAGCAGGCCGATGAGGCCGCCGACGCACAAAAGGCCGTTCGTCACTTGGAGGGCGAGTTGAACCGGCAGCGCAAGAGCGGCCACTCCGCGCCGTCAACGTCAGCCAGGCCAGAAAGGTGAGCTACTCCGCCAGGATGGGCCCGGGCTTGTCAAAGTAGTTCCGCAGAATCTCCGCCGCGCGCTCGGAGTCCTCTTCGCGAACCAGCAGCGAGACTTCCAGCACCGGCAACACCTCCGCCGAGACCTCGCCGTCAAGCATCGAACGAACTCCGCGCGCTCGCAGGAGATTGCGGGCCAGGCTGGCGTCGAGCGATGCGGTGGCGCCGGAGAACGTCCTTACTCTGAGAATCTTGACTTGGGGGTCCTCATCAGCCGGGCCGGCGCCCACCAGCGCGCGAAACCAGCCTCCGAGTTCCCTGCCCGCGGCTTTATCCGTTTCCACGTCATCTTCCACTTCGGGCGGAGACCCGGGCAGCAGCGGGATTCCGCAATCTTCACACTCGCGGGTGCCTCCCACATATTCGGTCAGGCAGTTGGGACAGTAGGGCATGGGCCGCTTTCCAAGCAGTTGGATGGTGACTCAGCTTGACCTGTGGCGCGGGCGTCCTCGCCGGTGCTACGGCCAAGAGACACTGCCAGGCCCGCCCTGAGCGGAGCGAACGGGATGGCCGTGCCACAAAAGTAAGAACCAGACTGAGTAACGCGCACCTTCATAGTATACCGCGCCCGCCTGGCGCGGTGGCACTGAAAGCTGCCGCACGGACGCAAACGCGCCCGCCATTGGCGGCAAGTTGCATCGCCTTACCCGGCAATCATCTCTGAGCTATAATGCCTCGCGCGTCCCGCCATCACGGGCCGCAGCTTGAAATCGTCTGGAAATTTTCGGAGGTTCATTTCAATGCGAAGCTCAATACCTGCCGGTAAAATGCGCGCCACGTTCATTGGCGTCATTGCGGCGTGCGGGCTGATGCTCGCCTGCACCGCGCAGCAGCCCGTCACACAGAAGCACGAGCCGGAATACGACTTGCTGATCACCGGGGGGCACGTCGTTGACGGCACCGGAAGCCCGTGGTACGAGGGCGATGTGGCCGTGAAAGGCGGCAGAATCGCTGCCGTGGGCCGGCTGGTGAACGCAACGGCAAAGCGAGTGATCAACGCAGCGGGGCTTGTGGTGGCTCCGGGCTTTATCGATCTCCACACGCACAGCGAGTACACGCTGCTGGTGGACGGGGACGGGCAGAGCAAAATTCGGCAGGGCGTGACGACGGAGATCATCGGCGAGGACGCTTCTGCCGGGCCCTTCACGAGTCGCGATCAGCCGGACATCAGCAAGAGCTCCCGCCCCGCCGGCTTCAAGAGAAACTGGGCGAGCCTTGCGCAGTATTTCGACGTGCTCCAGAAAAGCTGCATCTCGCTGAACGTCGCTTCCTACGTGGGCGCCGGCCAGGTGTGGATGGACGTGATCGGGAACGTGAACCGCCGGCCGACGCCAGAAGAAATGAAGAAGATGCAAGCGCTGGTGGCCCGGGCCATGCAGCAGGGTGCGATCGGGCTCTCATCGGGACTGATTTATGCTCCCAACATGTTTGAGACGACCGATGACCTCATCCAACTGGCCAAAGTGGCCGCGCGCTACGGCGGAATCTACAGCAGCCACATCCGCGGCGAAGGCGCGAGCGAGCCCAGGGCGCTTGCAGAGGCCATCGAGATCGGAGAGCAGGCCCGCCTTCCCGTACACATTTTTCACTTTAAGATGGACGGCAAAAAGAACTGGGGCCGCATGATCGACCAGATCAAGATTATCCAGGCGGCGCGCGACCGCGGCATCGACGTCACCGCCGACCAGTATCCCTACCTCGCCGGCTGGACGCATCTGGAGCAATGCCTGCCACCCAAATTTCTGGAGGGACCGCTGGAGCACCGCGTGGAATTGCTGAAAGACCCGAAAGTGCGCGAGGAAATCCGGCGCGACATTGCGCGCGGTCTGCCGGGATGGACCAATAACGAGGTGGAAAGCACGGGCGGCTGGCATGGCGTGATGGTGTCTGCCGTAATGAAACCGGAAGACAAAAAGTATGAAGGCAAACGCATGGACGAGGTGGCGGGCATGATGAACACGGATCCCGTCAATGCGCTTTGCAATCTGCTGGTGAACGAAGGCGGCACAGCCTATGCCATTTACTTCATCATGAGCGAAGCGGACGTTGAGCTGGCAATGAAACAGCCGTGGGTGGGCGTCGGATCCGATGGCCTGGCGGTGAACCCGGGCATGACTTTTGTCGGCAAGCCCCACCCGCGCTGCTACGGGACCTTCCCGCGCGTGCTGGGAGTCTACGTGCGCGAGAAACACGTGCTGACGCTGGCCGACGCCGTCCGCAAAATGACTTCCCTGCCCGCGCACATTGTGGGACTGAAAGACCGCGGCCTTGTGGCGCCCGGAATGGCGGCCGATATCACGATCTTTGATCCACAGACGGTCAGCGACAAGGCCACCTTCGAGGACCCATTCCAGTACCCTGTGGGCATTCCATACGTGATTGTCAACGGCGTCGTGGTGATCGATAAGGGCCAGCACACCGGCGCCAAACCGGGACAGGTGCTCTATGGGCGCGGAAAGATCGAGAAGCAGAGGTGAAATGGAGGGCGGGCACGCGGCCCGCCGTTACTTCCTCAGGTTCGGCAGGACGTCATAAGGGCTGCTGCCGGAGCCAAGTATCATTGGACGTGCCACTGAAGTGCAGTTGGCAGCCCGATAAACCCAGATGTCGCGCGGCTGCTGGCCTCCTGTGATGGGAGTAGCTGAAAACAAGGTATAGTCCTGGCCATCCATCGTGAAATGCGCCCTGCCGAATTCGGCGACTCCCTGAATCGCGCCAGGAAAAGGCTTCAAGGCAAAAACGAAAGAGCCCACTGGCGGCACGCAGGCCCCAATGGCAGAATTCCCGCCTGAGGCACTCGCACTCCCTGCGATGTTGCCCAGAAATTCCTGGCCGCGCACCATGGCGGGATTGGCGAGGACGATCTCGTTGGGCTCGGGATTTACAGGGTATTCAAGCCCCCAGGAACTTGGACGAAGGCGGTACACCTTTCCGGTCAGGACGAGCGTGCCGCCTCCCTCAACGGGGATTTGGAGTTTTTGCCCCGGCTTGTAATTAAACCGTTGAGGCGTCGCGCTGGCAAGAATTCGATCTATGTCCTCACGGGATTTGATGGTGGCGCGATGGCCGTCTGGCTCGACGATGAATTTGTCCGCGTGGCCGTCAGGCTCGGTGAGAAATCTGCGCGCGCGAACCTCAACCTGCGCGGAGTCGCTCCGAACATCCAGGACCTTGACCTCATATAAGGTTATCCTGGGATCGGCTGATGAAAAAGACTCTCCGGTGCCGTACTCGCCTGCTTGCAGCACATTGCCACCCGATCCCTGCGACTGTAGATCGGCGACCTCATACTGGAACCAGGGGCCGGAACCCTGCCCATGCACCAGGGCCAAACCAACCGAGAGTCCCACGATGGCAACAAGTGCCAATCCGATGGCGAAGCGAGGAACGAGAACGCGAACGGTTAATCCGCGAGTCAAGTGGAGACCTTTGGAAGATGGAATCCCCAAGGGCCTGGGACTTGTTTCAGGTTCGGTGCTCGCAACCAGGCGCAACTCTGCGCCCATCTGCGCGTAATCGCGCAAGAGATCGCGGCAGGCGATACAACTGACGATATGCCCGGCTGCATCTTGAGGCACAACTTCGCCGTCGTACAGCGCTGAAACAAAAAGTCGCGCATCCTGGCAGTTCATAAATCCTCCGGCTCGCCCTCACTATTCCAGACCCGGCGCAATTGTTCCCGAGCCGCGAAGAGCCTCGACCTTACAGTTCCCACCGGAATGGCAAGCATCTCCGAAAGCTCCTGGTAGGAGTAACCTTCAACCTCACGCAGCCAGAGCAAGGTACGTTTTTCGGCGTCAACCTTTTCGAGAGCATCTTCCAGAAGCAAGGCAAGGCTATCCTGCCGGTCCGGGCGAACTGGCTGTCGGATGGTCCCCGAGGGCCGTTTCCGCCACCAGTCCGCGGCACGCTTGGGCGCAATTCCGAAGAGGTAAGCACGTGGCGAACCGCGCGCAGGGTCAAAGCCATTGGGATGTTGCCATAATTGCAGGAAGGCCTCCTGCGTGATGTCTTCCGCTGCTCTCGGATCTCCAAGCGCGCGGCGAAGAAATTTTTGCAGGGCCTTAGCGTGTTCCTGATAAAAGTGCTCAAACGCTTCGCGATTGCCTGCGTGTAACCAATTCCACGGTATCGGGTCGTCCCGCGTGGGGCTCATGGCTGCTCTATTATGGTATTCGTTCTGGATGTAGGAAAAGTTCGGCGTGAGATGTCAAGATTCAGCAATGCGCGCCGGGGCCGTACTCTTTCAGGCGCAGCGAGTTCTTCCGTGGAGTTTCAGAACGTAAGTGAAGTTGGAGCTGGCCGGGACGGGCACGAGGCCCGCCCCGGCAAAACGGTTTTATTCGGAAACAGGATCGTCGGAGACCAGCATCTCTGCCGCCAGCCTCAAGCGCTTCTGGAGATCATCCAGGCTGTTTGTAATCGTCTTTCGTTGCTCTTCCAGGCCAGCCCGTGTAATCTCCTCAAGGTGCTTCCGGAAGGCTTCGAGCGAATCGTTCATTGACGATTCGAAGCCGGACTTTGACTCCTCCTGCTGCTTTTGCATCAGCACGGCCGCGCTATCCACCTTATCTGAAAGCTGGTGCACCAGGGTATCAGAGGCGTTGCGGACCTCTGCTGCCGCCTGGGCGCCCGCTTCGCCCGCACCCTTCTGGATGCGTTCCAGCAGGTCGCGGTACTGTGCCTCAGACATTTCGTGCAGGAGCGATTCAAACTGTCCGGCGGCCTCTTCCTGCGACTTGCCAATCAGCGCGCCGGCAGCCTCAAGCTTCTGCTCGGCGTGCTGGAGGATGCGCGGTTCCATCATTCCCACGGCTTCCTGAACCAGCGAGGAGATCTGCTCCCTGGAGTCGGACACGACTTTCTCTCTGAAGCCGTTGAGGTCCTGTGCCCCGCCCAGCATCTCCGTCACGCGCGCCACACCCTGCTCGACGGAACCCTGCACCGAGCGCCCTGCCTCTTCGATCCGCTGAATGGCCCCGTCGGTCGACTGTTGGAGCTCATGCAGCGAGGAATCCACGGCCTTGCCCACGGACTGCTCCGCCAGCGCCGAGATTTCGGGCCCCATCGTCGCTTTCGCCTCCGAGGTCAGCGCCTCCACGCGGCGGATGAAGGCCTGCGCCATCCTGTCCTGGTCCTCGTGCAGTTTTTCGAGAAGGGCAGCAGTCGCTTCGTCCAGACGCGGCTGGACACCACCGAGCGCGCCTTCAATATGCTGCTGCAGCCGGCCCTCAAATTTTTTCGCCGCCTCGTCGGCCGCCGTGTTTAGCCGATCGGTCGAGGTCCTGGCCACAGCATCCGCGTTGCGCTCGCACACCTCGTGCGCGGTCTGTTCGAGCGTGGTGATCTGGTTCTGGACGGCGTCTGCCGTCCCCTTGAACCGCTCCTCGACGGCCTTCTCCTGGTCGGTCAGCAGGTCCTGGATTTTTTGGTGGATACTGCCTGTCACCAGGGCGGTAGCTTCCTCGACGTAGGGTTCCAGCAGCTTCTCGATCTGCAAGGGGATGGGAGTCCCTGTCCCTTTGCAGGTCAGCCACACCCAGCGGGCAAATTCATCAGTCTGCGCCCGGACCAGGTCTGCCACACGTTCCTGGCTCTGCCGGGCTACGTTGACCTCAAAGTCCCGAGGTTCGATCTGTTCGTGCAGCTTGTCGCGGTATTCGCCGATGGCCTGTTCAATCCGGCCTTGCATCTCATAATGGATAACCTCAAGCGCGGCGCGCGCCTGCAGTTCGGCCTGCTTGGACATCTGGGAAACCGCCGTTGCGGAATAGGCCTCGAGGTCGTTGCGGATTCTGTCCTTCAACGTCGTACAATCAAGACGCGACACGGCGCCGCCTTCGTTTTTGGCCGCTGCTTCCGGCAGTTCGACGCCGGAAAACTGCGAAATGGTTTGCAACGCCGCCAGGAGAGTCTGCTCGACGCGCTCAAGATCTGATTTCCAGGGACGATCGGGTTCTCCGGGTTGGTCCAGACGCTTGTCGGGGAATTTCACGCCGCCGCGGATTGCGCGCAGTTCGTCAGCTAAGGACAATGATCCCTTCATTTCTTTGTTTCGCCACTGGCCATGTGTGCGGTGGGTCCGCTTGCCTGTTACTGCGGGTTTGGTGACATCGCGCCATGGAGACCGAGCGGCTCCTCCTTTTCGGGAATTTGGCCTTCGTGCATCGGCCTGACCAGAACTGCCAGTCCACTCTGGCGCTTAGTGGGAAAGGACAATCCTGGGCCGCTCTAACCAAGAACAATCGGGTTTGCCTTTCCGCCGCCCAAGTGAACGGCGAGTGAATGTGACCCTGCAAAACCCCGACAGTCTCACGTCGCTGACCGAGGTTACCGACCTGCCCCGGCGTGAAAACGGAAGCGACGTTCAAAACGCATGCCGAACGGTTATGCCTTCAAGAAGATAGAGATGGTTAACCGATCGGGCATCGTCATTAGAATCACTCAAACATTGCTCGCCGGTCAATCAGGTAAAGACCTGATGCCGCTGCAAGCTATTGACTATCGAGTACTTTGATCGCCTTAGGTCGGAAAACACGCCCGCCAGCTACCCGTGAAGGTTGCTCTTGAACTTCTGGCGGGCCCCTTGATATTGAGCATCTGGAAAATTTGTTTTGAAAACGAAAACCCGTCGGCGCTGGTGTATGATTGTCGGACGCTCAAGCAGGAAGCATGGGCAAGCAACCCATCAAAACACCAAGGGCACTGCCACGCAGTGCTGAATGGAGGACTGAGTTGAAACGGATCCGGAGGATCGCATTGGGCTTTATGATTTCAGCCGGCATTATGGCCGGAGTGGTTTTATCAATACACGCAATAGCGGCACAGCGCCCCGAGCAGGCCGATCCGCAGGAAGCGGCGGACCTGGCAGCCCTGGCGAAGGTGGGACCCATTGATACGCACGCGCACGTTTTTGTGGATTCGGCCACCTATTACCAGATGCTGAAGGACCTTAACATGCACATTGTGGACATCTGTGTATACAGCCGGGAGGACCTGCCGCCCAGCCGGTCGGCCGAGGCCGAATTCAAAACAGCCATGATGGTCCATCGTGGCTCGCAGGGACGCGCAGCCGTCTGCACCACGTTCAATCCTTACCTGTTCCGCGAAAAGACATTTGATCAGGACACCATCAAGCAACTGAACGGAGACTTCGCCGCCGGAGCGATTGCGGTGAAAATCTGGAAGAACATGGGAATGGACGTGAAGTTTCCCTCCGGCAAGTACGTGATGCCGGACAACCCGGCTTACGAGCCCATCTACAAAGACATCGCCGCGCACAACAAAACGATGATTGCGCACCTTGCCGAGCCCGACAGTTGCTGGATGTCGTTCGAGCAGATGGGACCGCACAACCCGGACTACAACTACTACAAGCAGAATCCTTACTGGCATATGTACGGCAAGCCGGGCGCGCCGTCGAAGGTGGAAATCCTGAAGGCCCGGGACCATATTCTGGAGATGAATCCGCACCTGCGCATGGTGGGCGCTCACCTGGGCAGCATGGAAACGAACCTGGATGAAATTGCCGAGCGATTTGACCGCTACCCAAACTTCAACGTTGACACGGCTGCGCGCATCATTTACCTGATGAAGCAACCACGTGAAAAAGCTCGCAACTTTATGATCAAGTACCAGGACAGGATCTGCTACGGCACGGACGGCGGCATTCGACGGGCCAACGGCGTGGACGGGATCCTCAAACACTGGAAGTATCAGTACGCGATGAGTTGGAAATATTTTGCGACGGACGAAAACTTTGAATATCGCGGTGTGAAGACCCAGGGACTGAAATTGCCCGACACCGTTCTTCGCAAAATTTATCACGACAACGCCGTACGATTGTTCCCTGGCCTCATCCAATAGGCCGGCCACGCGTGCAACAGAGGCCCTGTTTCCATGCAGAAAGGTGCGCAGCAGGTCCCCTGCTCATTCAGGGTGATGTCGTGGTATTTCGGGGAAGAAACGCGAGGAGCGAATGGTCGGCGTCCCGGAAGGCGGCTGAAAAGGGGCGACCTTCCGGAACGGTGCGAGTGTTGACATTCAGTCTGGCGTGAACTCCGGGGCGCAGCCTGGTCAGCTTCGCGCCGTTCTCGAGTGCCTTCCGAGAGCTGCGAAACAGGTCAGGCCGCGCCCTGAGCTTTCAAGCCGGTCAGTGCAAACTACTGCGAAAGTGCCTTGCGGTTGGTTTTTGCCCATGAGCCGTTGGCAGGGACTTCCTTCATCGTATCCGTCCCGCACGGGCACTTGCCTTCCTTCTTTGACATGGCCATGCAGGGGCAGGATTTCGTCCCCCCGCAAGCACAAACGTAAACGTTTTTCTTGGCGTTCGAAGCCTCTTGGGCTGCGCCTGGAAGCGCGCTGCCCACCTGTGTAAATCCTAGGCACAGCGCCAGAGCCATGCCCATCAAAACGGCTTTGCTGGTGAAGGTGATCTTACCCCACATGAATCCTGCCTCCTTGAACATGGAATTTTACCCCGATTCGTCAATGCTACCCGCCCTCGAAATGCAAGTCAAGAGGATGTCGCGGACTCAATTAAT
This genomic interval carries:
- a CDS encoding tetratricopeptide repeat protein, which produces MRCGLIALLVCLIALAGLPMPSAGQHAAPEPEELGPAFRYVPPSARQSVEIGDFYFRRKKYSGALSRYEEAARDDPDYALAYLGMGKTYEKMGRKREALASYQKYLDALPSRKQADEAADAQKAVRHLEGELNRQRKSGHSAPSTSARPER
- a CDS encoding DUF2007 domain-containing protein; the encoded protein is MPYCPNCLTEYVGGTRECEDCGIPLLPGSPPEVEDDVETDKAAGRELGGWFRALVGAGPADEDPQVKILRVRTFSGATASLDASLARNLLRARGVRSMLDGEVSAEVLPVLEVSLLVREEDSERAAEILRNYFDKPGPILAE
- a CDS encoding D-aminoacylase, with product MRSSIPAGKMRATFIGVIAACGLMLACTAQQPVTQKHEPEYDLLITGGHVVDGTGSPWYEGDVAVKGGRIAAVGRLVNATAKRVINAAGLVVAPGFIDLHTHSEYTLLVDGDGQSKIRQGVTTEIIGEDASAGPFTSRDQPDISKSSRPAGFKRNWASLAQYFDVLQKSCISLNVASYVGAGQVWMDVIGNVNRRPTPEEMKKMQALVARAMQQGAIGLSSGLIYAPNMFETTDDLIQLAKVAARYGGIYSSHIRGEGASEPRALAEAIEIGEQARLPVHIFHFKMDGKKNWGRMIDQIKIIQAARDRGIDVTADQYPYLAGWTHLEQCLPPKFLEGPLEHRVELLKDPKVREEIRRDIARGLPGWTNNEVESTGGWHGVMVSAVMKPEDKKYEGKRMDEVAGMMNTDPVNALCNLLVNEGGTAYAIYFIMSEADVELAMKQPWVGVGSDGLAVNPGMTFVGKPHPRCYGTFPRVLGVYVREKHVLTLADAVRKMTSLPAHIVGLKDRGLVAPGMAADITIFDPQTVSDKATFEDPFQYPVGIPYVIVNGVVVIDKGQHTGAKPGQVLYGRGKIEKQR
- a CDS encoding sigma-70 family RNA polymerase sigma factor; the encoded protein is MSPTRDDPIPWNWLHAGNREAFEHFYQEHAKALQKFLRRALGDPRAAEDITQEAFLQLWQHPNGFDPARGSPRAYLFGIAPKRAADWWRKRPSGTIRQPVRPDRQDSLALLLEDALEKVDAEKRTLLWLREVEGYSYQELSEMLAIPVGTVRSRLFAAREQLRRVWNSEGEPEDL
- a CDS encoding amidohydrolase family protein, producing MKRIRRIALGFMISAGIMAGVVLSIHAIAAQRPEQADPQEAADLAALAKVGPIDTHAHVFVDSATYYQMLKDLNMHIVDICVYSREDLPPSRSAEAEFKTAMMVHRGSQGRAAVCTTFNPYLFREKTFDQDTIKQLNGDFAAGAIAVKIWKNMGMDVKFPSGKYVMPDNPAYEPIYKDIAAHNKTMIAHLAEPDSCWMSFEQMGPHNPDYNYYKQNPYWHMYGKPGAPSKVEILKARDHILEMNPHLRMVGAHLGSMETNLDEIAERFDRYPNFNVDTAARIIYLMKQPREKARNFMIKYQDRICYGTDGGIRRANGVDGILKHWKYQYAMSWKYFATDENFEYRGVKTQGLKLPDTVLRKIYHDNAVRLFPGLIQ